In Sphaeramia orbicularis chromosome 12, fSphaOr1.1, whole genome shotgun sequence, the following proteins share a genomic window:
- the golgb1 gene encoding golgin subfamily B member 1, which yields MFSRLATVLQEFSGEEGADADPQGMLVPQLPASEGQASLESEAPEEAMERLAHLEQLVVQLKELIRDKDSQLVQKDAELASKGAQLKNESEAAEARFTKLKLQAKAKMASLTKQINELKGQEGLTSPESSFTGAGAAVEEELQELKNKLNEEEAKSRELKERLEATEQLLEEKETVHKEQVRILQAVVCEKDVRFQEQIQKHEEELLKVTAQSQNDSELQQAFHAAQRRCEELEEALNSRSQVLEMLQQEVSSADQQKQILTAQFRQMEQELDNAVKLREEERQQWAEQASKADAEISALRSSLEAQENERAEVARLESELASLRDAELVNQEALQKEKMDVARLERELALIKEAEITATQASHDALERNRAEIDRVERELASVREAESAAVHASQNALEREKSEVDKLNKELTALREEHEHFQKKSMVLDEIGRHLRSLSLEDVPAAEESPDSGDLSLFIETVRSIETQLTRLKDEHNESEKRCEQLTNNMDVLQEQLHRKATEQEEATAKIQQLEQQIEVMSERGDMTEPSAHDINESQKAHILALEQQLLEKDNELVALRESHKLTKEHIPSGGTVGENDQVQDASMTHHDDSSLLDPLEETQEEEVTLVAEDTSVLSISADNESSPELIGHQSESPEESKGTSSDEMVASSDSEVAHSSWTLLEAVNQDGAQEWPSSLQDLSQLQLQSWEATSMEQETSTVQVESSSVIIQETVQVHLSSSSTDTNVPSGQVFAQVVAEEIQKRHGELLAELQRLRDAAAESQEKIKSLEEETRILTATKEEAESQATDFGEELKTARNELDKVSQQSNDVTEKHGVEMQLLEEQIDILNTQSKVKDEKIQALQIELEMVLQTLSEQQGQARMLSAQLEDRELLSSELERKLQDMENSMLEFSQTSELNNDSLLKKDSEITELQLRLSQKEQEMMELNDSMSAKLLQAEEEKFHIDSEVSKLKEQIKELEKNTESSPESTFQIDEKLDILQREKTDLENQLTNTKKKLQVALVQRKELMKKVADFEKAKKTKEQDITTSEETEKPHSQEMHEMEAKFIELEQALRSKEEAIETLEQKISHQDQVLAETLALNRKLNEEAENYQQTDSSSDTSELQSQVASLEAECETLRRKVLEAQESRKETIRKAKEKERHHREQLKQQKEEYAELIQRCEVQSNEREVLLTKLRELEGNSKREDLPHQEREDVAKNVEKPVANEWAQEDWVDFASSETDTSQLASSDQIQHPAEQAEDVSSQMEETLKALREQIQTLQMANTELEKQLQDAHDSLSLKETELEELGKGLQDLREKERQIEALSEEMNDLRNKYQEAESCAEKLKAEMEAAVSAASADSSSSIAAFQAEAEEFKQFLDNKNHEIMELSHQLTEQNSLIHSMQDTVSQKDELIISLQEELKAEQEKTQRLEIEHPQKQEEEKDSETKIQQLQRKLQAALISRKEALKENKTQKEQLASNEQLIAELQKKMETTEEELEKLCTERVRLIDEVDRTLLENQSLVSSCESLKLAMEGILNEKDSCKREAELAKEEAAKACREWEEKVQGMKDEYETLLKSYENVSDEAERVRRVLEAARQERQELAAKVRSHEVARQEAEHQAEEAQKEVDSVKDKMRKFAKTKQQKILELEEENERLRELQEKTVTTREDRELRTELKRLQEELGALKDELETTAEERDSLGHQIKDLQQQLSQKEEEINVIQATPLSSSAVIEEVVTAQQSAVIMTKSEPNEGEYENEEKHLNQAETPDEQETSLETDLQLTEEKTAVTDSENKMKEIEAAVNAERELWLQREIELKSELSSLEQDLQVSNEKVTLLSPLEKCLEEAKEREKSLIEEGEKRETQFKDLLKSLENEKDNLEERLMNQLAQLNGSIASYQQEGADNREHLAELQRVVERLERERAELEAEAQSERDRAARLEEDMRQAQRERAEAEAESGKQRELEQQLRSAQRVKEGSQSRARQLEELLREKQLEVRQMQKDCIQYQERISELGREAKALQLSRDELHKKQEQSQMEISKTLADLKKTEDELASWKTQMDTTEKQLRQVLADKTALEEKIQEREAFMKAEAEQTLDSVRFRLGAELKEMELRLEEAYREREKEEEATLEAREMVEGAERRAQEMQARLDESLARLAAFSRCMSSLQDDRDRVLDEARQWESRFNGALQGKEAEVREAETRAKDLTEQLQKESAMKEALQLSLDRLEKADKEWQLRLEEVENKFSESQAVLEEERSKLKETTAEMISAQNEAHTLKNEVESLHQRARALDEAVVRLQTEVDQARIELRERESEERRLCLNVEQLETDLRSSKALTENLQTELNEKERREVEMLGEKEQAVAQAAEDAKTEADSRAQEAENELEQKRGELRDLEEKLRKGEEESNNRKARLDSFMKAMGSLQDDRDRVLNMYKQLEEKHLQVMMEKDGLIQEAAGENNSLKEELRSLLVQRDDLYAEKAKLSAQLHGYRDELNQVLSMKDSQHKQLLAAQRERIASLEREHEEMESQLMSLSKAREAEVEGKLEIETLNQAGDSRASSQVVDAPGAEVEKLREQLEAAREQVKGLEETLHRERQEQESKSKELAELRWEGGVMRTESESAQERVAELARDLLAVEQKLLEEKEVTAQLTAEKQSFTKAMASLQDSRDQAVAKAQELSFKVEEMSKAGGHTAQSSPGGSTGEVWGLKNALQALQNDRERLLEQLQTQTSKIKKQKSELARLGAGELIKVSQELFEEKRRSEDMLGVITELERVVEVGRHEIETLRLERIDWMAQAEQLKQQTLATLSERDQQLRQLSAMLEEVRNQKPKIQQELYQREGTEEVDSAPGAPQERSTLLESHTYIAEVKELQQRLDDEIQQRMAAEEQLVAVQDRLKRHSPAKWHSAHEGDHSETAVFIEPPEGAVTRTRRGGPGLMRMLRVAFCSRQRTPLLLSLYLLTVHVLLLLCLGGYL from the exons GCCTTTCATGCAGCCCAGAGGCGGTGTGAGGAGCTGGAGGAAGCCCTGAACTCTCGGTCTCAAGTTCTAGAAATGCTCCAGCAGGAAGTCAGCAGTGCTGATCAGCAAAAACAG ATCTTAACTGCTCAGTTCCGTCAGATGGAACAAGAGCTGGACAATGCTGTCAAgctgagggaggaggagaggcagcAGTGGGCTGAACAAGCCAGCAAGGCTGATGCTGAAATCTCAGCCCTCCGAAGCAGCCTGGAGGCCCAGGAAAATGAGAGAGCAGAGGTGGCTAGGCTGGAGAGCGAGCTGGCCTCCTTGAGAGATGCAGAGCTTGTTAATCAGGAAGCTTTGCAGAAAGAGAAGATGGATGTTGCCAGGCTAGAGAGAGAACTGGCTCTGATTAAAGAGGCTGAGATTACAGCCACCCAAGCATCCCATGATGCGCTGGAGAGAAACAGGGCAGAAATTGATCGGGTTGAAAGAGAACTTGCATCTGTGAGAGAGGCAGAGTCTGCAGCTGTCCATGCCAGCCAGAACGCTTTGGAGAGGGAGAAGTCGGAAGTTGATAAACTAAATAAAGAGCTGACTGCCCTAAGGGAGGAGCATGAACATTTTCAGAAGAAATCTATGGTCTTGGATGAAATTGGGAGGCATTTACGTTCTCTGTCTCTAGAAGATGTGCCAGCAGCAGAGGAAAGCCCTGACTCTGGTGACCTTTCCCTGTTTATCGAAACTGTGCGGTCTATTGAGACCCAACTGACGAGGCTGAAAGATGAACATAATGAGAGCGAGAAACGCTGTGAGCAGCTTACCAATAACATGGATGTTCTTCAAG AACAACTGCACAGAAAAGCAACAGAACAGGAGGAGGCGACTGCCAAAATACAGCAGCTGGAGCAGCAAATTGAAGTG ATGTCTGAAAGAGGTGATATGACTGAACCATCAGCACATGATATAAATGAATCCCAAAAAG CACACATACTTGCCCTGGAACAGCAACTATTAGAAAAAGACAATGAACTGGTAGCCTTAAGAGAGTCCCATAAACTGACTAAGGAGCACATTCCCAGTGGTGGCACTGTAGGGGAAAATGATCAGGTTCAGGATGCTAGTATGACCCACCATGATGATTCTTCTCTTCTTGACCCACTGGAGGAAACACAAGAAGAGGAGGTCACTTTAGTTGCAGAGGACACTTCTGTTCTCTCAATTTCAGCTGATAATGAGAGTAGCCCAGAGCTTATTGGACACCAGTCGGAGTCTCCAGAAGAATCCAAAGGGACCTCCTCTGATGAGATGGTTGCTAGCAGTGATTCTGAGGTGGCCCACAGCAGCTGGACCCTCCTGGAAGCTGTGAATCAAGACGGGGCCCAGGAATGGCCATCCAGTCTGCAGGACTTAAGCCAACTGCAGCTGCAGTCATGGGAAGCAACAAGTATGGAACAGGAAACCTCTACAGTTCAAGTAGAGTCTTCATCCGTCATCATCCAAGAGACTGTTCAAGTTCATTTAAGTTCTTCCTCCACAGACACTAATGTACCATCCGGCCAGGTCTTTGCACAGGTTGTGGCTGAGGAAATCCAGAAAAGGCATGGTGAACTTTTGGCAGAGCTCCAGAGGCTCAGAGATGCTGCTGCAGAATCACAGGAGAAAATCAAGAGTCTGGAGGAGGAAACACGCATTCTTACTGCTACTAAGGAGGAGGCAGAATCTCAGGCCACTGATTTTGGAGAAGAGCTTAAAACAGCCAGAAATGAATTAGATAAGGTTTCCCAGCAAAGCAATGATGTGACAGAGAAGCATGGTGTTGAAATGCAACTTTTGGAAGAACAGATAGACATTTTGAacactcagagtaaagtcaaagatgAGAAGATCCAAGCCTTGCAGATAGAACTGGAAATGGTCCTTCAAACTCTCTCTGAGCAGCAGGGTCAGGCCAGGATGCTGAGTGCTCAGCTGGAGGACAGAGAGTTACTTTCCTCGGAGCTTGAAAGAAAGCTTCAGGATATGGAGAATAGTATGCTGGAATTCTCCCAGACATCAGAGCTCAACAATGACTCTTTGTTAAAGAAGGACTCTGAGATCACTGAACTACAGCTACGTCTCAGTCAAAAAGAGCAAGAGATGATGGAGCTTAACGACAGTATGTCTGCCAAACTCCTTCAGGCAGAAGAAGAGAAGTTCCACATTGACAGTGAAGTCAGTAAACTCAAGGAGCAGATAAAGGAACTTGAGAAAAATACAGAAAGTTCTCCAGAGTCAACATTTCAAATAGATGAAAAACTTGATATATTACAGAGGGAGAAAACTGATTTGGAAAACCAACtgacaaacacaaaaaagaagtTGCAGGTGGCACTTGTGCAGCGCAAAGAGCTCATGAAGAAAGTTGCTGATTTTGAAAAggcaaagaaaacaaaagaacaagATATCACAACAtcagaagaaacagaaaaacctcATAGCCAGGAAATGCATGAAATGGAGGCTAAATTTATTGAACTTGAGCAGGCTTTACGATCCAAAGAAGAAGCCATTGAAACTCTTGAGCAGAAAATTAGCCACCAGGATCAAGTTCTTGCAGAGACACTTGCTCTAAATAGAAAATTAAATGAAGAAGCTGAAAATTATCAGCAGACTGACTCTTCCTCTGACACGAGTGAGTTACAGTCCCAAGTGGCCTCCCTTGAAGCAGAGTGTGAGACATTGCGGAGGAAAGTCCTGGAGGCCCAAGAATCTCGCAAAGAAACTATCCGCAAagcaaaagagaaagaaagacaccACCGTGAGCAATTGAAGCAGCAGAAAGAAGAATACGCTGAACTCATCCAACGATGTGAAGTGCAGAGTAATGAACGAGAAGTCCTTCTTACTAAATTGAGAGAACTGGAGGGGAACAGTAAGAGAGAAGACCTGCCCCACCAGGAGAGAGAGGATGTGGCTAAAAATGTGGAGAAACCTGTAGCAAATGAGTGGGCTCAGGAGGACTGGGTAGATTTTGCCTCATCTGAAACTGATACGTCACAGCTGGCATCCAGTGATCAGATTCAGCATCCTGCAGAACAGGCTGAAGATGTCTCTTCACAAATGGAGGAAACTttgaaagcactcagagaacaaaTCCAGACCCTACAGATGGCTAACACAGAGTTAGAGAAGCAGTTGCAGGACGCTCACGACAGCCTGTCACTGAAAGAGACTGAATTAGAGGAATTGGGCAAAGGGCTGCAAGACTTAAGAGAAAAGGAAAGGCAAATTGAGGCACTTTCAGAGGAAATGAATGATCTTAGAAACAAGTATCAGGAAGCTGAGTCTTGTGCTGAAAAGCTGAAAGCAGAGATGGAAGCTGCAGTCAGTGCAGCTTCTGCAGATTCTTCATCCTCCATTGCTGCTTTTCAAGCTGAAGCTGAGGAATTTAAGCAATTTCTGGACAATAAAAATCATGAAATAATGGAGCTCAGTCACCAACTTACCGAACAGAACTCTCTCATACATTCCATGCAGGATACTGTCTCTCAGAAAGATGAATTAATCATTTCATTACAGGAAGAATTAAAGGCAGAGCAAGAGAAAACTCAAAGGTTAGAGATTGAACATCCACAAAagcaagaggaagaaaaagatagTGAGACAAAGATCCAGCAGCTTCAACGGAAGCTTCAGGCTGCCCTTATCTCTCGTAAAGAGGCCCTCAAAGAGAACAAAACTCAAAAGGAGCAGCTAGCATCAAATGAGCAGCTCATAGCTGAGCTGCAGAAGAAAATGGAAACAACAGAAGAAGAGCTGGAGAAGCTATGTACTGAAAGAGTTAGACTGATTGATGAGGTTGATCGAACATTACTAGAGAACCAAAGTCTGGTGTCATCATGTGAGAGCCTCAAGCTGGCAATGGAAGGCATACTGAATGAAAAAGATAGTTGTAAAAGAGAAGCTGAGCTGGCAAAAGAGGAGGCTGCCAAGGCATGCAGAGAATGGGAGGAAAAGGTACAAGGCATGAAGGATGAATATGAAACTCTGCTCAAGTCATATGAAAATGTAAGTGATGAGGCAGAACGTGTGAGACGTGTTCTGGAAGCTGCCAGGCAGGAGAGACAGGAGCTAGCAGCCAAAGTAAGGTCACATGAAGTTGCCAGGCAGGAAGCTGAACATCAGGCAGAAGAAGCACAAAAAGAAGTAGATTCAGtgaaagacaaaatgagaaaGTTTGCCAAAACAAAGCAGCAAAAAATATTAGAGTTAGAGGAGGAGAATGAAAGACTCCGAGAGTTGCAGGAAAAGACTGTCACAACTCGAGAGGACAGGGAACTGAGAACTGAGCTGAAAAGACTTCAAGAAGAGCTGGGAGCTTTAAAAGATGAGTTAGAAACAACAGCAGAGGAAAGAGACTCTTTGGGTCATCAGATTAAAGACTTACAGCAACAACTTTCCCAGAAAGAGGAGGAAATCAATGTAATTCAGGCCACTCCACTTAGCTCCTCAGCTGTTATAGAGGAGGTTGTTACTGCCCAGCAATCAGCTGTAATCATGACGAAAAGTGAGCCTAATGAGGGTGaatatgaaaatgaagaaaaacacttAAATCAAGCGGAGACTCCAGATGAGCAAGAAACTTCACTAGAAACAGACTTGCAACTTACTGAGGAAAAAACAGCAGTGACTGACAGTGAGAATAAAATGAAGGAGATTGAAGCAGCAGTTAATGCAGAAAGAGAGCTGTGGCTGCAACGGGAGATTGAGCTTAAGAGTGAACTGTCCTCTCTTGAGCAAGATCTCCAAGTGAGTAATGAAAAGGTGACCCTACTGAGCCCCCTAGAGAAATGCCTTGAAGAGGccaaagagagagaaaagagccTGATTGAAGAGGGTGAAAAAAGGGAAACCCAGTTTAAAGACCTCTTAAAAAGCCTTGAAAATGAGAAAGATAATCTAGAGGAACGTTTGATGAACCAGTTGGCACAACTCAATGGGAGTATTGCCAGTTATCAGCAAGAAGGAGCAGACAACCGAGAGCACCTCGCGGAACTTCAGCGTGTGGTGGAGAGGTTGGAGAGGGAGCGAGCTGAACTAGAGGCTGAAGCTCAGAGTGAGAGAGACCGGGCTGCCAGGCTGGAGGAGGACATGAGACAGGCCCAGAGAGAAAGAGCTGAAGCTGAAGCCGAGTCTGGAAAGCAAAGAGAGCTGGAACAACAGCTTCGGTCTGCTCAGAGGGTGAAAGAAGGCAGCCAGAGCCGAGCGCGTCAGTTAGAAGAACTGTTGAGGGAAAAGCAACTGGAGGTTCGTCAGATGCAGAAGGACTGCATTCAGTACCAGGAGAGGATTAGTGAGTTGGGTAGAGAAGCAAAAGCACTGCAGCTTAGCCGTGATGAGCTGCACAAGAAGCAAGAACAATCTCAAATGGAGATTTCCAAAACCTTAGCTGACCTGAAAAAGACTGAAGATGAGCTGGCAAGCTGGAAAACCCAAATGGACACCACAGAGAAACAGTTGAGACAGGTTTTAGCTGACAAAACAGCATTAGAAGAGAAAATTCAAGAGAGAGAGGCTTTTATGAAAGCTGAAGCAGAGCAAACCCTGGACTCTGTGAGATTCAGGCTTGGAGCTGAGCTTAAGGAGATGGAACTGAGACTGGAAGAAGCttatagagagagagaaaaggaagaggaagCCACACTGGAGGCCAGAGAAATGGTGGAAGGAGCTGAGAGACGGGCACAAGAGATGCAAGCTCGTCTGGATGAGTCTCTGGCAAGGTTAGCTGCCTTCTCACGCTGTATGTCCTCACTGCAAGATGATCGAGACAGAGTTTTAGATGAGGCCCGACAGTGGGAGAGTCGCTTTAATGGTGCCCTGCAGGGTAAGGAAGCTGAAGTTCGGGAGGCCGAAACCCGGGCCAAAGACCTCACAGAACAGCTTCAGAAAGAATCTGCCATGAAAGAGGCCCTTCAGCTCTCACTCGATAG ACTGGAGAAAGCGGACAAAGAATGGCAGCTGAGACTGGAAGAAGTGGAAAATAAATTTAGTGAAAGCCAAGCTGTTCTTGAGGAAGAGAGGAGCAAGCTCAAGGAAACTACAGCTGAGATGATATCTGCACAAAATGAAGCTCATACCCTTAAAAATGAGGTGGAGAGTCTGCATCAGAGGGCTCGGGCTCTAGACGAGGCTGTGGTTCGGTTACAGACTGAAGTCGATCAGGCCAGGATTGAGCTGAGGGAGAGAGAATCGGAGGAGAGGCGGCTTTGTCTAAATGTGGAGCAGCTAGAGACAGACCTGCGCTCCTCCAAAGCTTTGACGGAAAATCTGCAGACAGAGTTAAATGAGAAGGAAAGGAGAGAGGTAGAAATGTTGGGAGAGAAGGAGCAAGCTGTTGCTCAG GCTGCAGAGGATGCAAAAACAGAGGCTGACAGCAGGGCACAGGAGGCAGAAAACGAGTTGGAGCAAAAAAGAGGAGAATTGCGTGATCTGGAAGAAAAGCTACGAAAGGGAGAGGAAGAGAGCAACAACAGAAAAGCTAGACTGGACTCTTTCATGAAGGCCATGGGATCTTTGCAGGATGACAGAGACAGAGTCCTCAACATGTACAAACAGCTGGAGGAGAAACACCTGCAG GTAATGATGGAGAAAGACGGTCTAATCCAAGAGGCTGCAGGAGAGAACAACAGTCTGAAGGAAGAGCTGCGTTCTCTGCTGGTCCAGAGAGATGACCTGTATGCTGAAAAGGCCAAGCTGTCCGCTCAGCTTCATGGCTACCGTGATGAACTTAACCAAGTGCTCAGCATGAAGGACTCCCAGCACAAACAGCTTTTGGCAGCCCAACGAGAACGGATTGCGTCTCTGGAAAGGGAACACGAAGAAATGGAAAGCCAGCTGATGAGCCTTAGCAAAGCCAGAGAGGCTGAAGTGGAAGGCAAATTGGAAATAGAGACTCTTAATCAGGCTGGTGACAGCAGGGCGTCATCACAGGTGGTAGATGCTCCTGGAGCAGAGGTTGAAAAGCTGAGGGAGCAGCTGGAAGCAGCAAGAGAGCAGGTGAAAGGTTTGGAGGAGACCCTACATAGAGAGAGGCAGGAGCAGGAGAGTAAGAGCAAAGAGCTTGCTGAGCTGCGATGGGAGGGAGGTGTGATGCGGACAGAGTCAGAGAGCGCTCAGGAGCGGGTGGCAGAGCTGGCCCGAGACCTGTTGGCTGTTGAACAGAAGCTGCTCGAAGAGAAAGAAGTTACAGCTCAGCTGACGGCAGAGAAGCAGTCATTTACTAAAGCCATGGCCTCTCTACAGGACAGCAGGGACCAGGCAGTCGCCAAGGCCCAAGAACTGAGCTTTAAGGTGGAGGAGATGAGCAAGGCAGGAGGTCACACAGCTCAGAGTAGTCCTGGAGGCTCCACTGGAGAAGTATGGGGCCTGAAAAATGCACTACAAGCCCTGCAGAATGACAGGGAAAGACTG CTGGAGCAGCTTCAAACACAAACCTCTAAGATCAAGAAACAGAAGTCAGAGCTGGCTCGGTTGGGAGCAGGAGAACTGATTAAAGTCAGCCAGGAGCTGtttgaggagaagaggaggagtgaAGACATGCTGGGAGTCATAACAGAACTAGAAAGGGTTGTGGAAGTGGGCAGGCATGAAATAGAAACACTACG TTTGGAGCGTATTGATTGGATGGCTCAAGCAGAGCAGCTGAAGCAGCAGACACTTGCTACGCTCTCTGAGAGGGACCAACAGCTGCGCCAACTTAGCGCCATGCTGGAGGAAGTTCGGAATCAGAAACCTAAAATTCAGCAGGAGCTCTATCAGAGGGAG GGAACAGAGGAGGTGGACAGTGCTCCTGGTGCTCCACAGGAGAGAAGTACATTACTGGAGAGCCACACCTACATAGCTGAAGTCAAAGAGCTACAGCAGAG GCTTGATGATGAAATTCAGCAGAGGATGGCTGCTGAGGAGCAGCTAGTGGCTGTGCAGGATCGACTCAAACG tcACAGCCCGGCTAAATGGCATTCTGCGCATGAAGGGGATCACTCGGAGACTGCTGTCTTTATTGAGCCACCAGAAGGAGCCGTCACTCGA ACTCGGAGAGGTGGTCCAGGCCTGATGCGGATGCTGCGAGTGGCCTTCTGCTCCCGTCAGCGCACTCCTCTGCTGCTCAGCCTCTATCTGCTCACTGTGCACGTCCTGCTGCTGCTGTGCCTGGGCGGATACCTCTGA